A genomic window from Terrisporobacter glycolicus ATCC 14880 = DSM 1288 includes:
- a CDS encoding aminoacyl-histidine dipeptidase, with the protein MTINIENPKLQLVFKYFSEISKIPRGSGNEKGISDYLVSEAKRLGLEVIQDETLNVIIKKTGTQGYENSPGVILQGHMDMVCEKNKDTVHDFTKDEIKLRVDGDYLYATGTTLGADNGIAVAMGLALLASDDIPHPPLEVIYTVNEEVSMIGAMKLDGSIFKGRYIINVDSEEEGKITVSCAGGVTAVITIDKEYKEISSSKVAYNIGIKGLQGGHSGMEIDKKRGNSNVLMGRVLNHICKSEISYDLVTIHGGLKNNAIPREAECVILIDDNNKEDLEKEIGNILDILKNELKTSDPGVILECNKNEETYNKALSDDVKNQIIGVLNLMPRGIQTMSADIEGLVESSTNLGVVVTNDNDIKFEFATRSSVKSLKEDLNYRMELLSGFIGVKLDLEDDYPEWEYAKNSKLEKICEDTYEEVTGKKPEIVALHAGLECGLLLDAIKGAEAVSIGPDLFDVHTPNEHLSISSTERIWDYLIAILKNIK; encoded by the coding sequence ATGACAATAAATATTGAAAATCCAAAACTACAATTAGTTTTTAAATATTTTTCGGAAATATCTAAAATACCTAGAGGTTCTGGAAATGAAAAGGGAATAAGTGATTATTTAGTAAGTGAAGCTAAAAGACTTGGATTAGAAGTAATTCAAGATGAAACATTAAATGTAATAATTAAAAAAACAGGTACACAAGGATATGAAAATAGTCCAGGAGTAATACTTCAAGGACATATGGATATGGTTTGTGAAAAAAATAAAGACACAGTTCATGACTTTACTAAAGATGAAATAAAATTAAGAGTAGATGGAGATTATCTATATGCCACAGGAACAACTTTGGGAGCTGATAATGGAATAGCAGTTGCCATGGGACTTGCATTACTAGCAAGTGATGATATACCTCATCCTCCTCTTGAAGTGATTTATACAGTTAATGAAGAAGTTAGTATGATAGGTGCTATGAAGTTAGATGGAAGTATCTTCAAAGGAAGATATATAATAAACGTAGACTCAGAGGAAGAAGGAAAAATAACTGTAAGTTGTGCTGGTGGTGTGACTGCAGTTATTACTATAGATAAAGAATACAAGGAGATTTCTTCATCAAAAGTAGCTTATAATATAGGAATAAAGGGTCTCCAAGGTGGGCATTCAGGGATGGAAATCGATAAGAAGAGAGGAAATTCCAATGTATTAATGGGTAGAGTTTTAAATCATATTTGCAAAAGTGAAATAAGTTATGATTTAGTTACTATTCATGGTGGGCTTAAAAATAATGCAATACCTCGTGAAGCAGAATGTGTAATTCTTATAGATGATAATAATAAAGAAGATTTAGAAAAAGAAATTGGAAATATTTTAGATATATTGAAAAACGAGCTAAAAACTTCAGATCCAGGCGTAATTTTGGAATGTAATAAAAATGAAGAAACTTACAATAAAGCATTAAGTGATGATGTTAAAAATCAAATTATTGGAGTTTTAAACTTAATGCCGAGAGGAATTCAAACTATGAGCGCTGATATAGAAGGCTTAGTAGAAAGCTCTACTAATTTAGGTGTCGTAGTTACAAATGATAATGATATTAAATTTGAATTTGCAACTAGAAGTTCAGTAAAAAGTTTAAAAGAAGACTTAAATTATAGAATGGAATTACTTAGCGGATTTATAGGTGTAAAACTTGACTTAGAAGATGATTATCCTGAGTGGGAATATGCTAAAAACTCTAAACTAGAAAAAATTTGTGAGGATACTTATGAAGAAGTAACAGGCAAAAAACCAGAAATAGTGGCACTACATGCTGGATTAGAATGTGGATTGTTACTTGACGCCATAAAAGGGGCAGAGGCCGTGTCAATAGGTCCAGATTTATTTGATGTTCACACACCTAATGAACATTTAAGTATTAGTTCAACAGAGAGAATATGGGATTACTTAATAGCTATCCTTAAAAATATTAAATAA
- a CDS encoding GntR family transcriptional regulator: MLKFIVNDREPVYIQIIRNIKQKVVTGELKMGERLPSRREMAVNINVNPNTVQKAYKEMEEMGLINTIKNNQSTITEDEIFVRQIRESLINEATEIFVEQMKAIKVGKEEIKNIINEKYD; the protein is encoded by the coding sequence ATGTTGAAATTCATAGTGAATGATAGAGAGCCTGTATATATTCAAATCATTAGAAATATAAAACAAAAAGTTGTGACTGGTGAATTAAAAATGGGTGAAAGACTTCCTTCAAGAAGGGAAATGGCAGTAAATATAAATGTCAATCCAAATACAGTGCAAAAAGCATATAAGGAGATGGAAGAAATGGGGCTTATTAATACAATAAAAAATAATCAAAGTACTATTACTGAAGATGAAATTTTTGTTAGACAAATAAGAGAAAGTTTAATTAATGAGGCTACGGAAATTTTTGTTGAGCAAATGAAAGCTATTAAGGTGGGCAAAGAAGAAATTAAAAATATTATCAATGAAAAATATGATTAG
- a CDS encoding ABC transporter ATP-binding protein encodes MIEVKNVKKRYGIVKALDDVSFNIEEGKITAILGVNGVGKSTILKSIAGLVKLDRGEIIIDGEKFNQKIYNKLAFVPDIDIHFSHLNIKETFELMKIFYKNWDEKRAYEMLKMFSLEDSQNISKLSKGNKARVKIIIGFAQRAKYTLLDEPFSGIDIFKREEFIKAILEFIEEDESIIITTHEIGEIEQIVDDVIIINNGKVVDKFNAEEIRENEGMSIVDKMREVYDGK; translated from the coding sequence ATGATTGAAGTGAAAAATGTCAAAAAGAGATATGGAATAGTCAAAGCTTTAGATGATGTTTCTTTTAATATAGAAGAGGGGAAAATCACTGCTATTTTAGGGGTGAATGGTGTTGGAAAGTCAACTATTCTTAAATCTATTGCAGGTCTTGTAAAATTAGACAGAGGGGAAATTATTATTGATGGAGAAAAGTTCAATCAAAAAATTTACAATAAACTTGCCTTTGTACCAGATATAGATATACATTTTTCTCATTTGAATATTAAAGAGACTTTTGAGCTTATGAAAATTTTCTATAAAAATTGGGATGAAAAAAGAGCTTATGAAATGCTTAAAATGTTTTCTTTAGAGGATAGTCAAAATATTAGTAAATTATCAAAAGGAAATAAAGCAAGGGTGAAAATTATAATTGGTTTTGCACAAAGAGCAAAATACACTTTGCTTGATGAACCCTTCTCTGGAATAGATATTTTTAAAAGAGAAGAATTTATAAAAGCAATATTGGAGTTTATTGAAGAAGATGAAAGTATTATTATTACTACACATGAAATAGGGGAAATAGAACAAATTGTGGATGATGTAATAATTATCAATAATGGAAAAGTAGTAGATAAGTTTAATGCAGAAGAAATTAGAGAAAATGAGGGCATGTCAATAGTTGACAAAATGAGGGAGGTATATGATGGTAAATAA
- a CDS encoding deoxyguanosinetriphosphate triphosphohydrolase family protein has product MYKKFFHVAINEDKNCKEALLRQKELYSRKNDMRSEFERDYTRILHCLAYRRLKHKTQVFFNTQNDHICTRMEHVSHVESVSYIIAKALGLNHELTKAIATGHDLGHAPFGHEGENVIKNILEENLNSSFWHEKNGLKVVDKLELLQDNKGDLSNLNLTYAVRDGIICHCGEVDENGIYPRKDFIDLNTITNPGQVQPYTWEGCVVKIADKIAYLGRDIEDALLLKIISRNDLKEVYELGHKYGQKTVNTSVIMHELMGDLIENSSIENGICFSHEKQNFIDSIKKFNYEKIYNNEKFSYYKKYANLVINSIFEELFKYYDKENTINNLQANIDKKYRFILSDFKGWIIKYCDESIFDRRDLKNSLNNVKVYGTLHSENIYKEAIIDYISCMTDAYAIKCFNELICF; this is encoded by the coding sequence ATGTACAAAAAATTTTTTCATGTGGCAATTAATGAAGATAAAAATTGTAAAGAAGCTCTTTTAAGGCAAAAAGAACTATATTCAAGAAAAAATGATATGAGAAGTGAGTTTGAAAGAGATTATACTAGAATTTTACACTGTTTAGCATATAGAAGATTAAAACATAAGACACAAGTATTTTTTAACACACAAAATGATCATATTTGCACAAGAATGGAACATGTATCTCATGTAGAATCAGTAAGTTATATTATAGCTAAAGCTTTAGGGTTAAACCATGAATTAACAAAAGCAATAGCAACAGGCCATGATTTGGGCCATGCACCCTTTGGTCATGAGGGGGAAAATGTTATAAAAAATATACTAGAAGAAAATTTAAACTCTTCTTTTTGGCATGAAAAAAATGGTTTGAAAGTAGTAGACAAGCTGGAATTACTCCAAGATAATAAGGGAGATCTAAGTAATTTAAACCTTACATATGCAGTAAGAGATGGCATAATATGTCATTGTGGTGAGGTAGATGAAAATGGAATCTACCCTAGAAAAGACTTTATAGATTTAAATACCATAACAAATCCTGGACAGGTGCAGCCTTATACTTGGGAAGGTTGTGTTGTGAAAATTGCTGACAAAATAGCTTATCTTGGAAGAGATATAGAAGATGCACTTCTTTTAAAAATAATTAGTCGTAATGATTTAAAAGAAGTATATGAACTAGGTCATAAGTACGGCCAAAAAACAGTGAATACTTCAGTAATAATGCACGAATTAATGGGTGATCTTATTGAAAACAGCTCTATTGAAAATGGAATTTGCTTTTCTCATGAAAAACAGAACTTTATCGACTCCATAAAAAAATTCAACTATGAAAAAATATACAATAATGAAAAGTTTAGTTATTATAAAAAGTATGCAAACTTAGTAATAAATAGCATATTTGAAGAACTATTCAAATATTATGACAAAGAAAATACAATAAATAATTTGCAAGCTAATATAGATAAGAAGTATAGATTTATTCTAAGTGATTTTAAAGGGTGGATAATAAAGTATTGTGATGAAAGTATTTTTGATAGGAGAGATTTGAAAAATAGTCTAAATAATGTGAAAGTTTATGGAACTTTACATAGTGAAAATATATATAAAGAAGCCATAATAGATTATATTTCTTGTATGACAGATGCTTATGCTATTAAATGTTTCAATGAATTAATATGCTTTTGA
- a CDS encoding DUF2628 domain-containing protein has protein sequence MQQVNELNLFIQKNQNFYEEKFRKMDDSGKSISWNWAAFFMGIYWMIYRKMYFKAGAFFILSLVASSTPYIGGILNLAVLIGIGVYANALYQDQIRVNMEKTKELLPEAKEIIAKKRGGTNLPLAIGLYAVQTILAIIVLFMVSKM, from the coding sequence ATGCAACAAGTAAATGAATTAAATTTATTCATACAAAAGAATCAAAATTTTTATGAAGAAAAATTTAGAAAAATGGATGATTCAGGAAAGAGCATATCTTGGAACTGGGCAGCATTTTTTATGGGCATATATTGGATGATATATAGAAAAATGTATTTTAAAGCAGGTGCATTTTTTATATTAAGCTTAGTAGCATCTTCTACACCATATATTGGAGGAATACTAAACCTTGCAGTTTTAATTGGTATAGGAGTATATGCAAATGCATTATACCAGGATCAGATACGTGTAAATATGGAAAAAACAAAGGAATTATTACCGGAGGCAAAAGAGATAATTGCTAAGAAAAGAGGGGGAACGAACTTACCTCTTGCAATTGGATTATATGCAGTACAAACCATATTGGCCATAATAGTTTTATTTATGGTTTCAAAAATGTAA
- a CDS encoding peptide deformylase, which translates to MIKPIMKDVLFLGEKSELATKKDIHVVNDLIDTLRANLENCVGMAANMIGVRKCIIVFAVGNAIVPMINPVITKKENSYVTEESCLSLIGVRQTTRYETIEVEYFDKSFKKQKNTFNGFVAQIIQHEVDHCKGIII; encoded by the coding sequence ATGATAAAACCAATTATGAAAGACGTATTGTTTTTAGGAGAAAAATCTGAACTAGCTACTAAAAAGGATATACATGTAGTTAATGACTTAATTGATACATTGAGAGCAAATCTTGAAAACTGTGTTGGAATGGCAGCAAACATGATAGGAGTTAGGAAATGCATAATTGTATTTGCTGTAGGAAATGCAATAGTTCCAATGATTAACCCGGTTATAACTAAGAAAGAAAATAGCTATGTGACTGAGGAAAGCTGCTTATCTTTAATAGGTGTTAGACAAACAACAAGATATGAAACAATAGAAGTGGAATATTTTGATAAAAGTTTCAAAAAACAAAAGAATACATTTAATGGATTTGTAGCACAAATTATTCAACATGAGGTTGACCATTGTAAGGGAATAATTATTTAG
- a CDS encoding sulfite exporter TauE/SafE family protein — protein MLTAILGALGVITAGYTTVYVNDFRKHRDASKANVFRSGLFIGFITDFLDAIGVGSFATTTAILKFSKKVHVPDKLLPGTLNVAHALPMITQAFLSLNAISVDMTTLICMIVSAVVGSWIGAGIISKLPEKKVQLTMGVALAGTAVLLVLGQLGLMPSGGEAMGLTGGKLIVGIVGNFMLGALMTAGIGLYAPCMAMVALLGMNPKAAFPIMMGACAFVGPIASTKFVKEGAYERQVSMGITIGGVIGSVLALLFVTNMPVYWLKWLVVLVVVYTSVTMFKAAMAKDVETQTEAKAS, from the coding sequence ATGCTAACAGCAATTTTAGGCGCATTAGGCGTTATAACAGCAGGTTACACAACAGTTTACGTAAATGACTTTAGAAAACACAGAGATGCATCGAAGGCAAACGTATTCAGATCAGGACTATTTATAGGATTTATAACAGATTTTCTAGATGCAATAGGAGTAGGTTCTTTTGCAACTACAACAGCAATTTTAAAATTCAGTAAGAAAGTACATGTACCAGATAAGTTATTACCAGGAACATTAAACGTTGCACATGCATTACCGATGATAACGCAAGCGTTTTTATCACTTAATGCAATATCTGTAGACATGACTACATTAATATGTATGATAGTATCTGCAGTTGTAGGTTCTTGGATAGGAGCTGGTATAATATCAAAATTACCAGAGAAAAAAGTTCAATTAACTATGGGAGTTGCTCTTGCAGGAACAGCTGTATTATTAGTATTAGGTCAATTAGGATTAATGCCATCAGGTGGGGAAGCAATGGGTCTTACTGGTGGAAAATTAATAGTAGGTATAGTTGGTAACTTTATGCTTGGAGCATTAATGACAGCAGGTATAGGATTATATGCGCCATGTATGGCTATGGTTGCACTTCTTGGAATGAACCCAAAGGCAGCATTCCCAATAATGATGGGTGCTTGTGCATTCGTTGGACCAATAGCAAGTACAAAGTTTGTTAAAGAAGGAGCTTATGAAAGACAAGTATCTATGGGTATAACTATAGGTGGGGTAATAGGTTCAGTTCTAGCATTATTATTCGTAACTAACATGCCAGTATACTGGCTAAAATGGTTAGTAGTTTTAGTTGTTGTTTATACTTCAGTAACTATGTTTAAAGCAGCTATGGCTAAAGATGTAGAAACTCAAACAGAAGCAAAAGCTAGCTAA
- a CDS encoding DUF4236 domain-containing protein, which translates to MGFNFRKSIKIGENLKLNISKSGVSTSVKVGNVTHNSKRGTTINLGNGLSYKVGNSKKKNSK; encoded by the coding sequence ATGGGGTTTAATTTTAGAAAATCAATAAAAATAGGGGAAAATTTGAAGTTGAATATTAGCAAATCTGGAGTAAGTACATCTGTAAAAGTTGGCAATGTAACTCATAATAGCAAAAGAGGCACTACAATTAATCTTGGAAATGGATTATCATATAAAGTAGGAAATTCTAAAAAGAAAAATAGTAAGTAA
- a CDS encoding DUF3784 domain-containing protein produces MLKEIIVLLMFSIMFMIVSYALYTGKALKYMKSYEAMRDEDKEKIKVIPLCRNISVAIFLAAIIFFIAACSLEFRENFFQWFIVIWTIGCAIDLWYINKSKKYEN; encoded by the coding sequence ATGTTAAAAGAAATTATAGTTTTACTTATGTTTAGTATTATGTTTATGATTGTGTCATATGCCTTATACACTGGTAAGGCATTAAAATATATGAAATCTTATGAAGCAATGAGGGATGAAGACAAAGAAAAAATAAAAGTAATTCCACTTTGCAGAAATATAAGCGTGGCAATTTTCCTAGCCGCAATTATATTTTTTATAGCAGCGTGTTCATTAGAATTTAGAGAGAATTTCTTTCAATGGTTCATTGTAATTTGGACAATAGGTTGTGCTATTGATCTATGGTATATTAATAAATCAAAAAAATATGAAAATTAG
- the mgtA gene encoding magnesium-translocating P-type ATPase, with amino-acid sequence MKRYENLNDKRKITQEVANKNYNMENLKLAASLDIKILLEKLNSSVHGMEEKEVINSCNTHGKNEITRERKKSLAKRLVESFINPFTIILFCLAIVSTITDIVLPYIQGVPENVDPLTVIIIMTMVVASGALRYIQETRSGNAAEKLLSMITTTCSVERKEKGQKEIPLEEVVAGDIIHLSAGDMLPADVRIIEAKDLFISQSALTGESEPVEKIHTKATKDCDVITEYHNLAFMGSNVISGSAKAVVIAVGDKTMFGSMARSVAGEAVETNFTKGVNSVSWVLIRFMLIMVPIVFFVNGITKGDWLEAFLFAISVAVGLTPEMLPMIVTTCLAKGAVAMSKKKTIIKNLNSIQNFGAMDILCTDKTGTLTQDKVVLEYYMDLNGKENSRILRHAYLNSFFQTGYKNLMDRAIITRTEEEEAKDKTLTDLSEAYHKVDEIPFDFTRRRLSVVVEDSNGKSQMITKGAVEEMLSICDFADYNGEIVLLTTKVKKEILARVNDLNEDGMRVIALAQKTNPSPVGSFGVKDECEMVLLGYLAFLDPPKESTKDAIKVLKEHGVTTKILTGDNEKVTRYICSQVGLRVENILLGSDIEKMSQDELKEAVEKTTVFAKLSPEQKSIIVTVLRENGHTVGFMGDGINDAVAMKSADVGISVDSAVDIAKESADVILLEKSLMVLEEGIIEGRKTYANMIKYIKMTASSNFGNMFSVLAASALLPFLPMMSVHLIMLNLIYDISCIAIPWDNVDEEFIKEPKTWDASSIGSFMVWIGPTSSVFDWTTYLIMYFIICPQFVSNGALYNIIADGTIIQSGMFAGLDMKATYVAMFQAGWFVESMWTQTLVIHMIRTQKIPFIQSRASASLTLLTCSGIGLLTIIPFTPFGKALGFVTLPGVYFLYLGATVFLYMYLVTVLKKVYVKRYGSLM; translated from the coding sequence ATAAAAAGATATGAAAATTTAAATGATAAAAGAAAGATTACTCAAGAGGTTGCTAATAAAAATTATAATATGGAAAATTTAAAATTGGCAGCATCTTTAGATATTAAAATATTATTAGAAAAATTAAATTCTTCTGTACATGGTATGGAAGAAAAAGAAGTAATAAATAGTTGTAATACTCATGGTAAAAATGAGATTACACGCGAAAGAAAAAAGTCCTTAGCAAAAAGATTAGTAGAGTCATTTATTAATCCATTTACTATTATATTGTTTTGTCTTGCTATTGTATCAACAATAACAGATATTGTATTACCTTATATTCAAGGAGTTCCAGAGAATGTGGATCCTTTAACTGTAATAATTATTATGACAATGGTAGTAGCATCAGGAGCACTTCGCTATATTCAAGAAACACGTTCAGGCAATGCAGCAGAAAAATTATTATCTATGATAACTACAACATGTTCAGTAGAAAGAAAAGAAAAGGGACAAAAAGAAATTCCACTAGAAGAGGTAGTAGCAGGTGATATTATACATCTTTCAGCAGGAGATATGTTACCAGCAGATGTTCGCATAATTGAGGCAAAAGATTTGTTTATAAGTCAATCTGCTCTTACTGGAGAAAGTGAGCCAGTTGAAAAGATTCATACTAAGGCTACAAAAGATTGTGATGTTATAACAGAATATCATAACCTTGCATTTATGGGTAGTAATGTTATCAGTGGTTCTGCTAAGGCAGTAGTAATAGCAGTTGGAGATAAGACAATGTTTGGCTCAATGGCTAGATCAGTAGCAGGAGAAGCAGTGGAAACTAACTTTACAAAAGGTGTAAATTCAGTATCTTGGGTATTAATTCGATTTATGTTAATAATGGTACCTATTGTATTCTTTGTAAATGGAATAACAAAGGGTGATTGGTTAGAAGCTTTCTTATTTGCCATCTCCGTGGCAGTAGGTTTAACTCCAGAAATGCTACCAATGATAGTGACAACTTGTCTTGCAAAAGGTGCAGTTGCCATGTCTAAGAAAAAAACAATTATTAAAAATTTAAATTCTATCCAAAATTTCGGAGCTATGGATATACTTTGTACTGATAAAACAGGAACACTAACTCAAGATAAAGTTGTTTTGGAGTATTATATGGATTTAAATGGAAAAGAAAATTCTCGCATATTGCGTCATGCATATTTAAATAGTTTCTTCCAAACAGGATATAAAAATTTAATGGATAGAGCAATTATTACTAGGACAGAAGAGGAAGAGGCTAAGGATAAGACATTGACAGATTTATCAGAGGCTTATCACAAAGTAGATGAAATACCATTTGATTTTACACGTCGTCGTTTAAGTGTAGTAGTAGAGGATTCAAATGGTAAATCTCAAATGATTACAAAAGGTGCTGTAGAAGAAATGCTATCCATATGTGACTTTGCAGATTACAATGGTGAAATAGTACTGCTTACAACAAAAGTTAAAAAAGAAATACTTGCTAGAGTAAATGATTTAAATGAAGATGGAATGAGGGTAATTGCTTTGGCTCAAAAAACAAATCCATCTCCAGTAGGATCATTTGGAGTAAAAGATGAATGTGAAATGGTATTGCTTGGATACTTAGCATTTCTTGATCCACCAAAAGAAAGTACTAAAGATGCTATTAAAGTATTAAAGGAACATGGAGTAACAACAAAAATATTAACTGGTGATAATGAAAAAGTTACTCGTTATATTTGTAGCCAAGTTGGCTTAAGAGTAGAAAATATATTATTAGGATCTGATATAGAAAAAATGTCCCAAGATGAATTAAAGGAAGCAGTTGAAAAAACAACAGTATTTGCAAAACTTTCACCAGAGCAAAAATCAATAATTGTTACTGTGTTAAGAGAAAATGGTCACACAGTAGGATTTATGGGAGATGGTATTAACGATGCTGTAGCTATGAAATCAGCAGATGTTGGGATTTCTGTAGATAGTGCAGTTGATATTGCAAAAGAATCAGCAGATGTAATTTTACTAGAAAAAAGTTTAATGGTACTAGAAGAAGGCATTATTGAAGGACGTAAAACTTATGCTAACATGATTAAATATATCAAAATGACGGCATCATCAAACTTTGGAAATATGTTTTCAGTATTAGCTGCAAGTGCATTACTTCCATTCTTACCAATGATGAGTGTTCATCTTATAATGTTAAACTTGATTTATGATATATCTTGTATAGCTATTCCATGGGATAATGTTGATGAAGAATTTATTAAAGAGCCAAAAACTTGGGATGCTTCATCTATTGGAAGTTTTATGGTTTGGATTGGACCAACAAGTTCTGTATTTGACTGGACAACATACTTGATAATGTACTTTATAATATGCCCACAATTTGTATCAAATGGAGCATTATACAACATAATTGCAGATGGTACAATTATTCAAAGTGGTATGTTTGCTGGATTAGATATGAAAGCAACTTATGTAGCAATGTTCCAAGCAGGCTGGTTTGTAGAGTCTATGTGGACTCAAACATTGGTAATCCATATGATTAGAACTCAAAAAATTCCTTTTATTCAAAGTAGAGCATCAGCATCTTTAACGCTTCTTACTTGTAGTGGAATAGGATTATTAACAATTATTCCTTTTACACCATTTGGAAAGGCTCTTGGATTTGTTACACTTCCAGGAGTATACTTCTTGTACTTGGGAGCTACAGTATTTTTATATATGTACTTGGTAACTGTTTTGAAAAAAGTATATGTTAAGCGTTATGGCAGTTTAATGTAG
- a CDS encoding SEL1-like repeat protein, with amino-acid sequence MVLNQRAILDNRLPNDVKYYQECFSVGLKYYNGEVFEQNYKKALMWFEKSAEGSNINAWIYVL; translated from the coding sequence ATGGTTTTAAACCAAAGGGCTATACTTGATAATAGATTGCCAAATGATGTTAAATATTATCAAGAGTGCTTTAGTGTGGGGCTAAAGTATTACAATGGTGAAGTCTTTGAACAAAATTACAAAAAAGCATTGATGTGGTTTGAAAAATCAGCAGAAGGATCAAATATTAATGCTTGGATATATGTACTATGA
- a CDS encoding tetratricopeptide repeat protein, with protein MLGYMYYEGICVEKNYKKSFFYFKECAKKDNKQGWYFAGLMYREGQGIDIDYKTAYLYFNKAAQKGVADAYFRLGEMYFDGLYVDQDYEQGVELFKESARQGYVYAQLELSEMYCYGVYVEKDLKEANKWCEMVLSQNDKFYTNVLKENKILEILGCEIV; from the coding sequence ATGCTTGGATATATGTACTATGAAGGTATATGTGTGGAAAAAAACTATAAAAAGTCTTTCTTTTATTTTAAAGAATGTGCAAAGAAGGATAATAAGCAAGGATGGTATTTTGCTGGACTAATGTATAGAGAAGGGCAAGGCATTGATATAGACTACAAAACTGCATATTTATATTTTAATAAGGCAGCACAAAAAGGAGTTGCTGATGCCTATTTCAGATTAGGTGAAATGTATTTTGATGGATTATACGTAGATCAAGATTATGAGCAAGGAGTGGAATTATTTAAAGAATCTGCTAGGCAAGGATATGTTTATGCCCAGTTAGAATTGTCGGAAATGTATTGTTATGGAGTATATGTTGAGAAAGATTTGAAGGAAGCCAACAAATGGTGTGAGATGGTTTTATCACAAAATGATAAATTTTATACGAATGTTTTAAAAGAAAACAAAATTCTTGAAATTTTAGGATGTGAAATTGTATAA